A genomic window from Terrisporobacter glycolicus ATCC 14880 = DSM 1288 includes:
- the obgE gene encoding GTPase ObgE: MFIDKARIFVKAGNGGNGAVSFRREKYVPAGGPDGGDGGRGASVIFEVDNDLRTLMDFKYQRKYVAIPGGDGSKKRQAGKNGEDLVLKVPAGTIVRDEATNKIIADLKKEGDKAVVARGGRGGKGNHNFANAVRQAPNFAKSGTDGEEKWVILELKMIADVGLLGFPNVGKSTFLSVVTAAKPKIANYHFTTLTPNLGVVQTKFGDSFVLADIPGLIEGAAEGIGLGHDFLRHVERTKVLIHIVDISGLEGRNALEDFDSINGELKLYNEKLATRPQVVVANKIDILEDESVYEEFKTTLEERGYKVFKMSAATREGIDDVITYVSQVLKDAEEIELVSEEELYVPELDSEEEEALQVEIENGVYVVTGKALRRIMYSVNFEDMESIQFFQKSMESQGVFDKLREMGIEDGDTVKIYEIEFEFYD, from the coding sequence TTGTTTATAGATAAGGCAAGGATATTTGTCAAAGCTGGAAATGGTGGAAACGGTGCAGTATCATTTAGAAGAGAAAAATATGTTCCTGCAGGTGGACCAGATGGTGGAGACGGAGGAAGAGGCGCTAGTGTTATATTTGAAGTTGATAACGACTTAAGAACACTAATGGACTTTAAATACCAAAGAAAATACGTAGCCATTCCAGGTGGAGATGGAAGTAAAAAAAGACAAGCTGGTAAAAATGGTGAAGATTTAGTGCTAAAGGTACCGGCAGGAACAATAGTCAGAGATGAAGCTACAAATAAAATAATAGCTGACTTAAAAAAAGAAGGAGATAAAGCTGTTGTTGCAAGAGGTGGTAGAGGCGGAAAAGGAAACCATAATTTTGCAAACGCAGTAAGACAAGCTCCAAACTTTGCAAAATCAGGAACTGATGGTGAAGAAAAATGGGTTATATTAGAGCTTAAAATGATAGCTGATGTAGGACTATTAGGATTTCCTAACGTAGGTAAATCTACATTCTTATCAGTTGTCACTGCAGCTAAACCAAAGATAGCAAATTATCACTTCACAACTTTAACACCAAATCTTGGTGTGGTACAAACAAAATTTGGCGATAGTTTTGTTTTAGCTGACATACCAGGACTTATAGAAGGTGCAGCTGAAGGAATTGGTCTTGGCCATGACTTCTTAAGACACGTTGAAAGAACTAAAGTATTAATACATATAGTTGATATTTCAGGACTAGAAGGTAGAAATGCTTTAGAAGACTTTGATAGTATAAACGGTGAACTTAAATTATACAATGAAAAACTAGCTACAAGACCTCAAGTTGTAGTAGCTAATAAAATAGATATACTTGAAGATGAATCAGTTTATGAAGAGTTTAAGACAACTTTAGAAGAAAGAGGATACAAAGTATTCAAAATGTCTGCAGCAACAAGAGAAGGTATAGATGATGTAATAACTTATGTTTCTCAAGTGTTGAAAGATGCTGAAGAAATAGAACTTGTATCTGAAGAAGAACTATATGTTCCTGAATTAGATTCTGAAGAAGAAGAAGCTTTACAAGTAGAAATAGAAAATGGAGTATATGTTGTTACAGGTAAGGCACTTAGAAGAATTATGTACTCTGTTAACTTTGAAGATATGGAATCTATTCAATTCTTCCAAAAATCTATGGAAAGTCAAGGTGTATTTGACAAACTTAGAGAAATGGGTATTGAAGATGGAGATACAGTTAAGATATACGAAATAGAATTTGAATTCTATGACTAA
- a CDS encoding YhbY family RNA-binding protein, whose translation MLNGRQRAYLRSLANTLKPITQIGKDGVTEGFLEQLDIMLDSKELVKVTILETAGIDTKEAANAICKALRAEFVQAIGFKFTLYRKNVEEPKILFPGQKASVKKVAEEGMTKKGKPTKRSQRR comes from the coding sequence ATGTTAAACGGAAGACAAAGAGCGTATTTAAGATCTTTAGCAAATACTCTTAAGCCTATAACTCAAATAGGAAAAGACGGTGTAACTGAAGGTTTCTTAGAACAATTAGATATAATGCTAGATTCGAAAGAATTAGTTAAAGTAACTATATTAGAAACTGCTGGTATAGATACAAAAGAAGCGGCTAATGCTATATGCAAAGCATTAAGAGCGGAGTTTGTTCAAGCTATAGGTTTTAAATTTACATTATACAGAAAAAATGTAGAAGAACCCAAAATATTATTCCCAGGTCAAAAAGCTTCAGTTAAAAAAGTAGCAGAAGAAGGTATGACTAAAAAAGGAAAACCAACTAAAAGATCTCAAAGAAGATAA